The Mycobacterium paragordonae genome includes a region encoding these proteins:
- a CDS encoding lysophospholipid acyltransferase family protein, with product MPHNRGQRHTLGVPNADTVSVPPTPTKADVTAALNLIKPLRKLIKPKVYGIDNVPTERALLVGNHNTLGMVDAPLLAAELWERGRMVRSLGDHAHFKVPGWGDALTRMGVVDGTRENASELMRRGELVMVFPGGGREVNKLKNEQYKLVWKNRLGFARLAIQYGYPIIPFASVGAEHGIDIILDNESPLMAPMKFLTEKLLGSPDGPPLVRGVGLTPVPRPERQYYWFGEPINTTEFSGQEANDNAARKVRERTAAAVEHGIELMLAEREADPNRSLVGRLLRSDS from the coding sequence ATTCCGCACAACCGCGGACAGAGGCATACTCTCGGTGTGCCAAACGCCGACACCGTATCCGTCCCGCCCACCCCCACGAAGGCCGACGTCACCGCGGCGCTGAACCTGATCAAGCCGCTGCGAAAGCTGATCAAGCCCAAGGTCTACGGCATCGACAACGTGCCTACCGAACGCGCCCTGCTGGTGGGCAACCACAACACGCTCGGCATGGTGGACGCTCCGTTGCTGGCCGCCGAACTGTGGGAGCGGGGCAGGATGGTCCGCTCCCTCGGCGACCACGCGCACTTCAAGGTTCCCGGCTGGGGCGATGCGCTGACCCGCATGGGCGTCGTGGACGGCACCCGCGAAAACGCATCCGAGTTGATGCGGCGGGGCGAGTTGGTGATGGTGTTCCCCGGCGGCGGCCGCGAGGTCAACAAGCTCAAGAACGAGCAGTACAAGTTGGTGTGGAAGAACCGACTCGGCTTCGCGCGCTTGGCAATTCAATACGGGTATCCGATCATCCCGTTCGCTTCGGTGGGCGCCGAACATGGCATCGACATAATTCTGGACAACGAGTCTCCGCTGATGGCGCCGATGAAATTCCTGACGGAAAAGCTGCTCGGCTCGCCCGACGGACCGCCCCTGGTGCGTGGTGTCGGATTGACGCCGGTGCCCAGGCCCGAGCGCCAGTACTACTGGTTCGGCGAGCCGATCAACACCACGGAGTTCAGCGGACAGGAAGCCAACGACAACGCCGCACGCAAGGTGCGTGAACGCACCGCGGCCGCGGTCGAACACGGCATCGAGCTGATGCTCGCCGAGCGGGAAGCCGACCCGAACCGGTCACTGGTCGGACGGCTGCTGCGCTCCGACAGTTGA
- the lipD gene encoding lipase LipD — protein sequence MAKPTILTTDNGLPSGVQGACDSHFLNVIRAFAGLYPGKMFGGGGLSVFIDGKPVVDVWTGYSDRKGKVPWTEDTGAMVFSATKGLAATIIHMLVDRGLLSYDAPVAEYWPEFGANGKSEITVSDVLRHRAGLSHLKGVDKHTIMDHLQMEERLAAAPVDHAHGKTAYHAITYGWLLSGLARAVTGKGMRELFREELARPLNTDGLHLGRPPADSPTKAAQTLLPQSKIPTPLLDFIAPKVAGLSFSGLLGSIYFPGIMGMLQDDMPFLDGELPAVNGVVTARALAKTYAVLANDGMIDDTRLLSSEAVAGMKGKAELWPDLNLGLPFTYHQGYQSSPLPGFLEGYGHIGLGGTVGWADPESGSSFGYVHNRLLTLLLFDVGSFAGLAPLLTSAVAAAKKDGPLEVPHFGASYQDTGDYEPAAGE from the coding sequence ATGGCGAAACCGACCATCCTCACCACCGACAATGGCCTCCCGTCCGGCGTGCAGGGAGCCTGCGATTCGCACTTCCTCAATGTCATTCGCGCGTTCGCCGGCCTCTACCCCGGGAAGATGTTCGGAGGCGGCGGTCTGTCGGTGTTCATCGACGGCAAACCGGTCGTCGACGTGTGGACGGGTTATTCCGATCGCAAGGGCAAGGTGCCCTGGACGGAAGACACCGGTGCCATGGTGTTTTCCGCGACAAAAGGCTTGGCGGCCACCATCATTCACATGCTGGTCGATCGCGGGCTGTTGTCCTACGATGCGCCGGTCGCCGAGTACTGGCCGGAGTTCGGCGCCAACGGGAAGTCCGAGATCACGGTCAGTGACGTGCTGAGGCATCGCGCCGGCCTGTCCCACCTCAAGGGTGTCGACAAGCACACCATCATGGATCACCTGCAGATGGAGGAGCGGCTGGCGGCTGCCCCGGTCGACCATGCCCATGGCAAGACGGCCTACCACGCCATCACCTACGGGTGGTTGCTGTCGGGTCTGGCCCGCGCCGTCACGGGGAAGGGCATGCGCGAGTTGTTCCGCGAAGAGCTTGCCCGCCCGCTGAACACTGACGGGCTGCACCTGGGCCGGCCACCCGCCGATTCGCCCACTAAGGCGGCGCAGACGCTGTTGCCGCAATCGAAGATCCCCACACCGTTACTGGATTTCATCGCACCCAAGGTGGCCGGCCTCTCGTTCTCCGGGCTGCTCGGTTCGATTTATTTCCCGGGCATCATGGGGATGCTGCAGGACGACATGCCGTTCCTGGACGGTGAACTGCCGGCGGTCAACGGGGTGGTGACGGCCCGGGCGCTGGCCAAGACCTACGCGGTGCTGGCCAACGACGGGATGATCGATGACACCCGACTGCTGTCGTCGGAGGCCGTGGCCGGCATGAAGGGCAAGGCCGAGCTGTGGCCGGACCTGAATCTCGGACTGCCCTTCACCTACCACCAGGGTTACCAATCATCGCCGTTACCAGGGTTTTTGGAGGGTTACGGCCACATCGGCCTGGGCGGGACGGTCGGCTGGGCGGATCCGGAGTCCGGCAGCTCGTTCGGCTACGTGCACAACCGCCTGCTGACGCTGCTGCTGTTCGACGTCGGCTCGTTCGCGGGGCTGGCGCCGTTGCTGACCAGCGCGGTCGCCGCCGCGAAGAAAGACGGCCCGCTGGAGGTCCCGCACTTCGGTGCGTCGTACCAGGACACCGGCGACTACGAACCGGCCGCCGGCGAGTAA
- the scnC gene encoding thiocyanate hydrolase subunit gamma: protein MTDHDHEHQRTVKPMVDEITDFEVLEIALRELCIEKGLFTAEDHRVFTEYAEQIGPTPAARLVAKAWLDPAFKDLAVTDAVAAAREVGVDWLDPTGFGTPSDFVAFKILEDTPTVHHVIVCALCSCYPRPILGNSPEWYRTPNYRRRIVRWPRQVLSEFGLQLPDDVEVRVEDSNQKHRFMVMPMRPAGTEGWTEDQLAEIITRDCLIGVALPKPGVTTNVTPLVRPAVRPVEA from the coding sequence ATGACCGACCACGACCACGAGCACCAGCGCACCGTCAAACCCATGGTCGACGAGATCACCGACTTCGAAGTGCTCGAGATCGCGCTACGCGAATTGTGCATCGAGAAAGGACTATTCACCGCCGAAGACCATCGGGTCTTCACGGAGTACGCCGAACAGATCGGCCCCACGCCCGCGGCCCGGCTGGTGGCCAAGGCGTGGCTGGACCCAGCGTTCAAGGACCTGGCGGTGACCGACGCGGTCGCGGCCGCCAGAGAGGTCGGCGTCGACTGGCTGGACCCGACCGGTTTCGGCACACCCAGCGACTTCGTGGCGTTCAAGATCCTCGAAGACACCCCGACGGTGCACCATGTCATCGTCTGCGCATTGTGCTCCTGCTACCCACGTCCGATTCTCGGCAACTCCCCCGAGTGGTACCGCACCCCCAACTACCGGCGGCGCATTGTGCGCTGGCCACGGCAGGTGCTCTCCGAGTTCGGCCTGCAACTGCCCGACGACGTCGAGGTGCGGGTGGAGGACTCGAACCAGAAGCACCGGTTCATGGTGATGCCGATGCGTCCGGCGGGCACCGAGGGCTGGACCGAGGACCAACTCGCCGAGATCATCACCCGCGACTGCTTGATCGGGGTCGCGTTACCCAAACCCGGGGTGACAACCAATGTGACTCCCCTGGTACGCCCCGCCGTCCGGCCCGTCGAAGCCTGA
- a CDS encoding thiocyanate hydrolase: MRDEIPLAAGEFAVLDEIAEHRQTWPVMAAKYGVDNPLPPWKTSLDGLCDVLDRSCYGDGRIALTFQERRDEEDELSANRYAGLPFPENQLVALAYSLLARGIISEDELRQRLDTVRTRLEA; encoded by the coding sequence ATGCGGGACGAAATCCCCTTGGCTGCAGGTGAATTCGCTGTCCTGGATGAGATCGCGGAGCATCGGCAGACCTGGCCGGTGATGGCGGCGAAGTACGGCGTCGACAACCCGCTTCCGCCGTGGAAGACCAGCCTGGATGGGCTGTGTGACGTGCTCGACCGCTCGTGTTACGGCGACGGGCGGATCGCGCTGACGTTCCAGGAACGCCGTGATGAAGAGGACGAGCTGTCGGCCAACCGTTACGCAGGTCTGCCGTTCCCGGAAAATCAGTTGGTCGCCTTGGCCTACTCGCTGCTCGCCCGCGGCATCATCAGCGAAGACGAGCTGCGTCAACGGCTCGACACGGTCCGCACCCGCCTCGAGGCGTAG
- a CDS encoding LLM class flavin-dependent oxidoreductase — translation MAKLRFGYFIAPFHRAGTNPTLALQRDLEFVEHLDALGFDEAWIGEHHSAGSEIISSPEVFIGAAAQRAKRIRFGTGVISLSYHNPLWVADRLMLLDHLTHGRIIGGVGPGSLPTDSSMIGLTPTDTRELLETNLDIVVRLLAGETVSAKTATHQLYDAKLQLAPYSDGGIPLAVAAVASPTGARLAGKHGIGLLSIGATLTIEGFDALAYHWGIVEERAQAFGTQVDRSNWSLVGPMHIAETDEQARADVKFGIEPWFRYFQKVAAFPQMTMPGDRLDEMIDMINDNGAGVIGTPERAREQVQRLWDQSGGFGCMLQMGHEWANPAATRRSAELFAAEVMPHFQGQGQPTLDAATRAGQMRDDLAATQLQAIEHMTKKYQDELSAK, via the coding sequence ATGGCGAAGCTCAGGTTCGGATACTTCATCGCCCCTTTTCACCGCGCCGGCACCAACCCGACGCTCGCCCTGCAACGTGACCTGGAGTTCGTCGAGCACCTCGACGCGCTCGGTTTCGACGAGGCGTGGATCGGCGAGCATCACTCCGCCGGCAGCGAAATCATCAGCTCCCCGGAGGTGTTCATCGGCGCTGCGGCCCAGCGCGCCAAGCGAATTCGATTCGGCACGGGCGTAATCTCGCTGTCGTACCACAACCCACTCTGGGTTGCCGACCGGTTGATGCTGCTCGATCACCTCACCCACGGCCGCATCATCGGCGGGGTCGGGCCGGGCTCGCTGCCCACCGACTCGTCGATGATCGGACTGACTCCCACCGACACCCGCGAGTTGCTGGAAACCAATCTCGACATCGTCGTCCGCCTGCTGGCGGGGGAGACCGTCTCCGCCAAGACCGCCACCCATCAGCTTTATGACGCGAAACTGCAACTTGCTCCCTATTCCGACGGCGGGATTCCGCTGGCGGTGGCGGCGGTCGCATCACCGACCGGTGCCCGCCTGGCCGGCAAGCACGGCATCGGCCTGCTGTCGATCGGCGCCACGCTGACCATCGAAGGCTTCGACGCGCTGGCCTACCACTGGGGCATCGTCGAAGAGCGAGCCCAGGCCTTCGGCACCCAAGTCGATCGGAGCAACTGGAGTCTGGTGGGCCCCATGCACATCGCGGAAACCGACGAGCAGGCCCGCGCCGACGTGAAGTTCGGCATCGAGCCCTGGTTCCGCTACTTCCAGAAGGTCGCCGCCTTCCCGCAGATGACGATGCCGGGGGATCGGCTCGACGAAATGATCGACATGATCAACGACAACGGCGCCGGAGTCATCGGCACGCCGGAACGGGCACGCGAACAGGTGCAGCGGTTGTGGGATCAGTCAGGCGGTTTCGGCTGCATGCTGCAGATGGGTCACGAGTGGGCGAATCCGGCCGCGACCAGACGCTCAGCCGAACTGTTCGCCGCCGAAGTGATGCCGCATTTTCAGGGCCAGGGACAACCCACGCTCGACGCTGCGACGCGCGCCGGGCAGATGCGCGACGACCTGGCCGCCACCCAGCTGCAGGCCATCGAGCACATGACCAAGAAGTACCAGGACGAGCTCAGCGCGAAGTAG
- a CDS encoding SRPBCC family protein encodes MSGRKFTFEVNKTTSAPPATVFRLVADGGNWSSWAKPIVVSSSWVRQGNPAPGGAGAIRKLGMFPVFVQEETVEYEQDRRHVYKLVGSPQPAKDYQGEVVLTPTASGGTDIRWSGSFTEKARGTGPAVRAAMGGAVKFFAGKLVQAAEREAGTAR; translated from the coding sequence ATGTCGGGTCGTAAGTTCACGTTCGAGGTCAACAAGACCACCAGCGCGCCGCCTGCGACAGTGTTCCGGTTGGTCGCCGATGGAGGCAACTGGTCGTCCTGGGCGAAGCCGATCGTCGTCTCCTCGAGCTGGGTTCGCCAGGGAAACCCGGCGCCCGGCGGGGCTGGCGCGATTCGTAAACTGGGCATGTTTCCGGTGTTCGTGCAGGAGGAGACTGTCGAGTACGAACAGGATCGCCGGCACGTCTACAAGCTGGTGGGTTCGCCGCAGCCGGCGAAGGACTACCAGGGCGAGGTGGTTCTCACCCCCACTGCGTCGGGAGGCACCGACATCCGCTGGAGCGGCTCGTTCACCGAAAAGGCCCGCGGCACCGGCCCGGCGGTCCGGGCGGCGATGGGCGGTGCGGTCAAATTCTTTGCCGGCAAGCTGGTTCAGGCCGCCGAACGCGAAGCCGGAACTGCCCGATAA
- a CDS encoding PPE family protein — translation MSFFVLPPEINSALIHAGAGVQPMLAAAAAWEGLADELGTAAASFESVTSGLVGGAWQGAASLAMAATAAPYAGWLALAASQATQAATQAGALVAEFEAVRAAMVLPELVSANRSQLVSLVFSNLFGQNAPAIAVMESFYEEMWALDVSAMSAYHAGASAIAASLTPFAQPANFLALLQTSIEPNFNVGFANSGYGSIGAANSGNVNIGSANIGNYNLGAGNIGSGILGFGNLGDSNVGFGNVGTGNLGFANIGPGLTAGLQNFGFANIGNNNVGFGNTGNGNIGFGNTGNGNIGFGLTGDNQVGFGALNSGTGNIGIGNSGTGNVGLFNSGTGNFGLGNSGSFNTGFGNAGIANTGLFNVGNVNTGLANLGSYNTGNFNIGGLNTGDFNLGNSNTGFMNPGDLNTGFGNTGDVNTGAWNLGNYNNGMFWRGDYQGLGGFSGTITIPAAGLNLGGLGSLGPLTVPPITIPQISLGIDSNGALVGPIAVPPIAIPPIGLGINSSGALVGPITVPPITIPNIGLGINSNGALVGSITVPPITIPKIGLGINSNGALVGPIGIPPIGIPAIGLGINSNGALVGPISIPPISINPITLDLTSQTLSIPIQIPQSPFNFALIGLPSAPGTIGPSQIDLTVGGISVGGSIGGINTPTINLPGIPLGINVGGTIGPFSTPPITLPGIPLGIQVGGDLGPVTLFPNGLTLDPIPLAINVGGGLGPLTLFPNGLALDPIPLGINVGGGLGPLTLFPNGLALDPIPLGVNVGGVLGPLTTPPITISPIPLGLQVTGSAGPIEIPINIGGTPGFGNSTGSPSSGFFNSGSGSTSGFGNIGAGASGFWNAASNALGSSGLFNVGPLTSGIANLGNSVSGLFNTGTLGQATASFTSGVANVGDHVAGILQGGSAGPPLSLGFANNGSLNVGAANVGNYNLGLGNVGNLNFGAGNVGGTSLGFGNLGDNNFGFGNVGAGNFGFANAGAGLTAGLQNIGFGNIGNLNIGFGNVGNGNIGFGNTGNGNFGIGLTGDNQIGFGALNSGSGNLGFGNSGTGNVGFFNSGTGNFGIGNSGSYNNGVGNAGNANSGLFNVGSVNTGFANTGSHNTGNFNAGSVNTGDFNPGNVNTGVLNPGDINTGFGNTGNVNTGALIPGNYSTGMFWRGDYQGIVGGSVAITIPTVPLSVNVIGAAGPITVPDITIPGIPLDLLAGGGVGPITVPAIDIPPIPLNLLATGGVGPITVPSIDIPPIPLSLMATGGVGPITVPAIGIPPIPLNLLAAGGINGVTVPPITIPAIPINLSAGGTIGGVVVPDISIPGIPVKLNVTVPVDVTIRVVPFRVPGLSGLPDVLNGSIGPITLSHFEIGPVVSGTTGNIFVNGFGIPRFDLNIPLVGATSEFTIAQINIPEFGLNIPLSGATSEFSIGGFSIPRIDLGIPLSGTTAGFSIGGFSIPRIDLGIPLSGSTSGFTIGGFSIPRIGLDIPLSGSTGAFTIPGFSIGAAPLNVTMNGGLGPITIPINFNGTPGFGNVTTAPSSGFFNSGAGSVSGYRNVGSAASGFFNQVPATLLGAVSGYNNVGEFLSGVSNWGNTMSGLANTSSVGLMTAAFNSGVRNIGEKLAGFFTTGTGP, via the coding sequence ATGAGCTTTTTTGTGCTGCCCCCCGAGATCAATTCGGCTCTGATACATGCAGGGGCGGGAGTGCAGCCGATGTTGGCGGCGGCGGCCGCGTGGGAAGGGCTTGCAGACGAGTTGGGCACAGCCGCGGCGTCTTTTGAATCGGTGACGTCGGGGTTGGTCGGTGGTGCATGGCAGGGAGCGGCATCGTTGGCGATGGCGGCCACCGCCGCGCCGTATGCGGGGTGGCTCGCTCTTGCCGCATCGCAAGCCACGCAGGCGGCCACCCAGGCCGGAGCGCTGGTCGCCGAGTTCGAGGCGGTCCGGGCGGCGATGGTGCTGCCGGAGTTGGTGTCGGCCAACCGGAGTCAGCTGGTATCGCTGGTGTTTTCGAACCTGTTCGGACAAAACGCTCCCGCGATCGCCGTCATGGAGAGCTTCTACGAAGAGATGTGGGCTCTGGATGTATCGGCGATGTCGGCCTACCATGCCGGGGCCTCGGCAATTGCCGCGAGCCTGACACCGTTCGCGCAACCGGCGAATTTCCTGGCGCTGTTGCAGACCTCTATCGAGCCGAACTTCAACGTGGGCTTCGCCAACTCGGGCTACGGCAGCATTGGTGCGGCGAATTCCGGCAACGTGAACATCGGCAGCGCAAACATCGGTAACTACAATCTCGGTGCCGGCAATATCGGTAGCGGCATCCTCGGTTTCGGAAATCTGGGTGACAGCAACGTCGGCTTCGGCAACGTCGGCACCGGCAACCTGGGCTTCGCCAACATCGGGCCGGGGCTTACCGCGGGCCTGCAGAACTTCGGCTTCGCCAACATCGGGAACAATAACGTCGGTTTCGGCAATACCGGCAACGGCAACATCGGCTTCGGCAATACCGGCAACGGCAACATCGGCTTCGGACTCACCGGCGACAATCAGGTGGGTTTCGGTGCACTCAACTCCGGCACCGGGAACATCGGTATTGGTAACTCAGGTACCGGTAACGTCGGCTTGTTCAACTCCGGCACCGGAAACTTCGGCCTCGGCAACTCCGGCAGCTTCAACACCGGCTTTGGCAACGCGGGCATCGCCAACACGGGCCTGTTCAATGTCGGCAATGTCAACACCGGTCTTGCCAACCTGGGCAGCTACAACACCGGCAACTTCAACATCGGGGGCCTGAACACAGGCGATTTCAACCTGGGCAACTCCAACACCGGCTTCATGAACCCCGGCGACCTCAACACCGGCTTCGGCAACACCGGCGACGTCAACACCGGCGCATGGAATCTGGGCAATTACAACAACGGAATGTTCTGGCGGGGCGACTACCAAGGCCTGGGCGGCTTCTCCGGCACGATCACCATCCCAGCGGCAGGGTTGAACCTCGGTGGCCTGGGCAGTCTCGGCCCACTCACCGTGCCGCCCATCACCATTCCCCAGATCAGCTTAGGCATCGACAGCAACGGCGCGCTGGTCGGACCGATCGCCGTTCCTCCGATCGCGATTCCGCCGATCGGCTTGGGAATCAACAGTTCTGGCGCGCTGGTAGGTCCGATCACCGTTCCGCCCATCACCATTCCCAATATCGGGTTAGGTATCAACAGCAATGGTGCGTTGGTCGGATCGATCACGGTGCCGCCGATCACGATTCCCAAGATTGGCTTGGGTATCAACAGTAACGGTGCTCTCGTCGGCCCAATCGGCATCCCGCCCATCGGTATTCCTGCGATCGGCTTGGGTATCAATAGCAATGGTGCTCTCGTCGGCCCGATCAGCATTCCGCCCATCAGTATTAATCCAATAACGTTAGATTTGACGAGCCAGACGCTGTCCATCCCGATTCAGATTCCCCAATCACCCTTCAATTTCGCCTTGATCGGTCTGCCGTCCGCCCCGGGAACCATCGGTCCCTCCCAGATCGACCTGACCGTTGGCGGTATCAGCGTGGGCGGCAGCATCGGCGGGATCAACACCCCCACCATCAACCTTCCCGGGATTCCCCTGGGTATCAACGTCGGTGGCACCATCGGCCCGTTCAGTACTCCGCCGATCACGCTTCCCGGGATTCCGTTGGGTATCCAGGTAGGTGGTGATCTGGGTCCCGTAACGTTGTTCCCGAATGGTTTGACTCTTGACCCGATTCCGTTGGCTATCAACGTGGGTGGTGGTCTGGGTCCGCTGACGTTGTTCCCGAATGGTTTGGCTCTTGACCCGATTCCGCTGGGTATCAACGTGGGTGGTGGTCTGGGTCCGCTGACGTTGTTCCCGAATGGTTTGGCTCTTGACCCGATTCCGTTGGGCGTCAACGTGGGTGGTGTTCTGGGCCCCCTGACCACACCGCCGATCACCATTTCCCCCATACCGCTGGGTCTGCAAGTCACCGGCAGCGCCGGCCCTATCGAAATCCCGATCAACATCGGTGGCACTCCCGGCTTCGGGAACTCGACCGGATCGCCGTCGTCCGGGTTCTTCAACAGTGGCAGCGGCAGTACCTCCGGCTTCGGCAACATCGGGGCGGGTGCGTCCGGTTTCTGGAACGCCGCGTCGAACGCATTGGGGAGCTCCGGCCTCTTCAACGTCGGTCCGCTGACATCGGGCATCGCGAACCTCGGCAATTCTGTCTCTGGTCTGTTCAACACCGGCACACTCGGCCAGGCGACAGCCTCGTTCACCTCGGGTGTCGCCAATGTCGGTGACCACGTGGCCGGCATCCTGCAGGGCGGGTCAGCGGGCCCGCCCCTGAGCCTGGGCTTCGCGAACAACGGCAGCCTCAACGTGGGTGCCGCCAACGTCGGCAACTACAACCTCGGTCTCGGAAATGTCGGAAACCTCAACTTCGGCGCCGGCAACGTCGGCGGCACGAGTCTTGGCTTCGGCAACCTCGGCGACAACAATTTTGGCTTCGGCAATGTCGGTGCGGGCAACTTCGGGTTCGCCAACGCCGGTGCCGGGCTCACAGCGGGTCTGCAGAACATCGGCTTCGGAAATATCGGCAACCTGAACATCGGCTTCGGCAACGTCGGCAACGGCAATATCGGCTTCGGCAATACGGGCAACGGCAACTTCGGGATCGGGCTGACCGGCGACAATCAAATCGGGTTCGGCGCGTTGAACTCCGGCAGCGGCAACCTCGGCTTCGGCAACTCCGGAACCGGCAACGTCGGGTTCTTCAATTCTGGCACCGGAAACTTCGGCATCGGAAACTCCGGCAGTTATAACAATGGCGTGGGCAACGCGGGCAACGCCAATAGCGGCTTGTTTAATGTCGGCAGCGTCAACACCGGCTTCGCCAACACGGGTAGTCACAACACCGGCAATTTCAACGCCGGCAGCGTCAACACCGGCGACTTCAACCCAGGCAATGTCAACACCGGGGTGCTGAACCCCGGTGACATCAACACCGGCTTCGGCAACACCGGCAATGTGAACACCGGCGCCCTGATCCCGGGGAACTACAGCACCGGTATGTTCTGGCGAGGCGACTACCAGGGGATAGTGGGCGGCTCCGTCGCAATCACAATTCCCACAGTTCCGTTGAGTGTCAACGTGATCGGTGCTGCCGGCCCGATCACTGTGCCCGACATAACGATTCCGGGGATCCCGCTGGATTTGCTGGCTGGCGGCGGAGTGGGGCCTATCACGGTGCCCGCAATCGATATCCCCCCCATCCCGCTAAACCTCTTGGCTACGGGTGGCGTGGGGCCGATCACGGTGCCCAGTATCGACATCCCCCCCATCCCGTTGAGCTTGATGGCGACTGGTGGAGTGGGGCCGATCACGGTGCCGGCAATCGGCATCCCCCCCATCCCGTTGAACTTGTTGGCTGCCGGCGGTATCAACGGCGTGACTGTGCCTCCCATCACGATTCCCGCAATTCCGATAAACCTGAGTGCAGGCGGCACAATCGGCGGCGTCGTCGTCCCGGACATCAGCATCCCTGGCATCCCGGTGAAACTCAATGTGACGGTGCCCGTAGATGTCACCATTCGAGTCGTTCCATTCAGGGTTCCCGGACTCTCCGGCCTGCCGGACGTCCTCAATGGCAGCATCGGCCCTATCACGCTGAGCCACTTCGAGATCGGACCGGTAGTCAGCGGCACCACCGGCAACATCTTCGTCAACGGGTTCGGCATTCCCCGGTTCGACCTCAATATCCCGCTGGTGGGCGCGACATCCGAGTTCACCATCGCTCAGATCAACATCCCCGAGTTCGGGCTGAACATTCCACTGAGCGGCGCCACCAGTGAGTTCAGCATCGGTGGTTTCAGCATTCCCCGAATCGACCTGGGCATCCCGCTAAGCGGCACCACAGCGGGATTCAGCATCGGTGGTTTCAGCATTCCCCGAATCGACCTGGGCATCCCGCTAAGCGGCAGCACCAGTGGGTTCACCATAGGTGGCTTTAGCATCCCGAGGATTGGCCTCGACATTCCGCTGAGCGGCAGCACCGGCGCGTTCACTATTCCCGGGTTCAGTATCGGCGCCGCCCCGCTGAACGTCACGATGAACGGTGGGCTGGGCCCGATCACCATCCCGATCAACTTCAATGGCACCCCGGGTTTCGGGAACGTGACCACCGCACCGTCCTCCGGCTTCTTCAACAGCGGTGCAGGGAGTGTCTCGGGCTACAGGAATGTCGGGTCGGCCGCCTCGGGCTTCTTCAACCAGGTGCCGGCCACGCTGCTGGGCGCGGTGTCGGGTTACAACAACGTCGGCGAGTTCTTATCGGGCGTGTCGAACTGGGGTAACACCATGTCGGGGCTTGCAAACACGAGTTCGGTGGGTCTCATGACGGCGGCATTCAATTCGGGTGTCCGTAACATCGGCGAAAAGCTGGCGGGCTTCTTCACCACTGGCACCGGGCCGTAG
- a CDS encoding serine hydrolase domain-containing protein — translation MAVSPTTLSHGIRTIFRSVALPLLSSLALVACTETAPAHTPAATTTTSAVKASSSQNVLDTAVKADGPGCSAAVGVEGKVAWTGIAGLADISNGAKITAETVFDIASVSKQFTATAVLLLAAAGKLTMDDSLAQYLPEMPPWAADVTLAQLMHHTSGIPDYVGLLQEQGFSYADRTTEAQALQVLAAVPELVFKPGARFEYSNSNYLLLGETVHRLSGKPLPDYLSAEVFTPLSLVMVMDPIANMPAKALSYTETQGGTKYQPADSKWEQVGDGGIQTTPSQLVRWADNYRTGKVGGPGLLDAQLSGAVQTEPGGGDRYGAGIYSLANGMLDHDGAWAGFVTAFRVSADRRTSVAVSCNVDKQDPEALADSLGRIWM, via the coding sequence ATGGCGGTATCCCCGACGACCCTGTCCCATGGCATCCGAACGATCTTCCGATCGGTGGCGCTGCCGTTGCTGTCTTCGCTGGCGCTCGTCGCATGCACCGAAACAGCACCCGCGCACACGCCCGCAGCCACCACCACAACGTCGGCGGTAAAGGCGAGCAGCAGCCAGAACGTGCTGGACACCGCGGTCAAAGCCGACGGCCCGGGTTGTTCGGCGGCGGTCGGCGTCGAGGGAAAGGTTGCCTGGACCGGGATCGCCGGACTGGCCGACATCAGCAACGGAGCGAAGATCACCGCGGAGACGGTGTTCGACATTGCCTCGGTATCCAAGCAGTTCACGGCTACCGCGGTCCTGCTGCTGGCTGCCGCGGGGAAGCTGACGATGGACGATTCGCTCGCCCAGTACCTGCCGGAGATGCCGCCGTGGGCCGCCGACGTCACTCTGGCCCAGCTGATGCATCACACCAGCGGGATCCCCGACTACGTCGGCCTGCTGCAGGAACAGGGTTTCAGCTACGCCGACCGGACCACCGAGGCACAGGCCCTGCAGGTTCTGGCCGCCGTGCCGGAGCTGGTGTTCAAACCCGGCGCCCGTTTCGAGTACTCCAATTCCAACTACCTGCTCCTGGGTGAAACCGTGCACCGGCTGTCGGGCAAGCCACTCCCGGACTACCTGAGTGCGGAGGTATTCACGCCTTTGAGCCTGGTCATGGTGATGGACCCGATCGCGAACATGCCTGCGAAAGCGTTGTCGTATACCGAAACTCAGGGCGGCACCAAGTATCAGCCCGCTGACTCCAAGTGGGAGCAGGTCGGCGACGGCGGCATCCAGACCACGCCGAGCCAGCTGGTTCGCTGGGCCGACAATTACCGCACGGGCAAGGTGGGCGGCCCCGGCCTCCTCGACGCGCAGCTGTCCGGAGCGGTGCAGACCGAGCCCGGCGGCGGCGATCGCTACGGCGCCGGCATCTACTCCCTCGCCAATGGCATGCTGGACCACGACGGTGCCTGGGCCGGGTTCGTCACCGCATTTCGCGTCAGCGCCGACCGGCGCACGTCGGTCGCAGTCAGCTGCAACGTCGACAAGCAGGACCCGGAAGCCCTGGCCGACTCGCTGGGCCGCATCTGGATGTAG